The following nucleotide sequence is from uncultured Draconibacterium sp..
GCGTGGGCTGCGTCTATAGTAATTTGATCGTCGGTGGCATCGCGGCTTTCCATTCCTAAATCGTAATATTTCAAGTCAATATCAAGATAAGGAAGAATTAATTTTTGTTTGATGAAATCCCAAATTACCCGGGTCATTTCATCACCGTCGAGCTCGACAACCGGATTTTGTACTTTAATCTTTTGCATGGTCGTAATTAATTAATTTACTGGTTATAATTATTTTATGTTATGTTCTGCGTATGCGACGAATAGTTGGCCTGGCTCTTTATTGCACTGCACCGGATTCGCCTTTGTTTATGTTTTGTAATCAGCACCGGGCTTCAGCCCGGGGTTAATCATATTTTATACTCAATTGTGATGATCATTGAAATAGGAAAATTCAAGGCGTGAACTAATTTGAATACCGGAGTCCCGATAGAATCGGGATGAGGATTTCAAATTTGTGAAACAACGCTGAAGTTTACATTTCAATGCTTATCACGCGTTTTGTTTTTTGATAAGATTCAACGCTGATCCTGCCTTGAACCATTCAATCTGTTGAGAATTATACGTATGGTTCACTTTAATGGTATCTTTCGATCCATCTGCATGAACTACTTCAACAGTCAATGGTTTGTCAGGTGCAAAATCAACCAGGTCAACAAAGTTGAAGCTGTCGTCTTCCTGAATCAGATCGTAATCGTTTTCGTTATCGAAAGTCAATCCCAACATTCCCTGTTTTTTCAGGTTTGTTTCGTGGATACGTGCAAACGATTTAACAATTACAGCTTTTACACCTAAATGACGAGGTTCCATCGCAGCGTGCTCGCGCGACGATCCTTCACCGTAGTTATGATCGCCAACTACAACCGTTGGAATTCCTTCGGCTTTGTACTGTCGCTGAACAGCAGGAACGGCATCGTATTCGCCGGTAAGCTGATTCTTTACTTTGTTGGTTTCTTCGTTAAACGCGTTAACGGCACCAATCAGCATGTTATTCGAAATATTATCTAAGTGTCCACGGAAACGTAACCACGGTCCGGCCATTGAAATGTGGTCGGTGGTACATTTTCCCTGTGCTTTTATCAATAGTTTTGCGCCCGAAATATTTTTGCCGTCCCAGGCTTCAAACGGATACAACAGTTGCAGACGATTTGAGTCGTCAGCTACATTTACCTCAACGTTCGATCCATCTTTTGCAGGTGCCTGAAATCCCGGATCTTCAACAGCGAAACCTTTGCCTGGCAATTCCTCACCTGTTGGAAGGTCGAGTTTTACCTCTTCGCCGTTTTTGTTGGTCAGCGTGTCGGTGGCAGGATTAAAATCGAGTCGTCCTGCAATGGCCAGCGCTGTTACCAGCTCGGGCGATGTTACAAAAGCGTGGGTATTCGGGTTACCGTCGGCACGTTTCGAGAAGTTACGGTTGAACGAGTGTACAATCGTGTTTTTCTCTCCCTTTTCTGCTCCGGGGCGCGCCCACTGACCGATACATGGTCCACAGGCATTGGCAAATACTTTTCCGCCAATTTTCTCGAACGTATCGATAAATCCATCGCGTTCGATGGTGTAACGTACCTGCTCCGATCCCGGGGTAACGGTAAATTCCGATTTTGCAATCAAACCTTTTTCTTCGGCTTGTTTGGCAATCGATGCAGCCCGCGAAATATCTTCGTACGATGAGTTGGTACAACTACCGATCAATCCAACTGAAATATCCATTGGCCATCCGTTGGCTTCGGCTTCCTCTTTCATTTTCGAGATAGGCGTCGCACGGTCGGGAGTAAATGGTCCGTTTACGTGTGGCTCCAGTTCCGAAAGATTGATCTCGATCAGCTGGTCGTAATATTTTTCCGGATTTGCATATACTTCCGCATCGGCATCCAGGTATTCTTTTACACCGTTGGCAGCATCAGCCACTTCTGCACGACCTGTAGCGCGTAAATAACGCTCCATACTTTCGTCGTAAGCAAAAATACTTGTGGTAGCACCTACTTCGGCACCCATGTTGCAAATGGTTCCTTTTCCGGTTGCTGAAAGCGATTTTGCACCTTCACCAAAATATTCGATAATGGCACCTGTTCCACCTTTAACGGTAAGAATTCCGGCCACTTTAAGAATAACATCTTTAGGAGCCGCCCAGCCACTTAGTTTACCGGTGAGTTTTACCCCGATCATTTTTGGCATTTTCAACTCCCAGGCCATTCCTGCCATCACATCAACGGCGTCGGCACCACCAACTCCAATAGCAACCATTCCAAGGCCACCCGCGTTAACGGTGTGCGAGTCGGTTCCGATCATCATTCCACCCGGGAATGCATAATTTTCCAGAACCACCTGATGGATAATACCGGCTCCCGGTTTCCAGAAACCTATTCCGTATTTATTCGAAACGGATTCCAGGAAATCAAAAACTTCTTTATTGGCGTTTTTTGAAACTGACAAGTCGGTTTTTCCTTCAACCTGCGCCTGAATCAAGTGGTCGCAATGCACAGTTGACGGAACGGCTGTCCGCTTTTTCCCTGAGTTAATAAATTGAAGTAATGTCATCTGCGCAGTGGCGTCCTGCATGGCTACTCTGTCGGGAGCAAAATCAACATAATCTGCTCCGCGTTTAAAGGCAGCTAATTCCTGCGCTGCAAACAGGTGAGAATAAAGAATTTTTTCTGCGTACGTCATCGGTTTATTCAGAAGCCCTTTGGCTTGTTTTACCTTTTCGGGAAGTTCTGAATACACTTTTTTTACTAGGTCTAAATCAAACATAAGAAATTTAGTTTTTTTGAATATTGTCGGCGTATTATTTGTCGCTTTTACTAACAATAAATATCGTGAAAAGTTGACTGAATTCCTATAGAAATTTACTATTACAGTTCACTGATATCGATAAATACCGTACATAAATAAACCATAATATAAGTTTTCTATTTGTAATTTTAATCACACAACAGAGCCGGGGGGATTTGATATATATCAATGCGCCGAATTAACGAAGTAAATTAATTTTTACTTGTTGATATTCAGGGTTTTAATTTGTGGTTTTTATCTGTGTGACTAATTCCGGTTTTGTTATGTTATGAAACATGTTGCTGGATGCGCTTAAAAGCTAGCTTAGAGCTGATTATAGCCATCGGTATTCCGGCACCGGGAACGGTTGATGCACCAACATAGAAAACGTTTTTATATTTCTCGTCAATATTGCGTGGGCGCATGATGCCAATTTGGTTCATATTGTGCGAAAGTCCGAGTCCGGCTCCGCGATGTAAATTAAAGCGGTTTTGCCAAACCTGAGGCGTATAAATGGTTCGCGATACGATTTCGTTTGTTATGTCTTGTCCAATCCTTTCAGAGAAGTCTTCAATGATACTGTCTACGATCTGGTCTTTGTCCGACCAGTCTTGTTTGAAATAGAGGTTGGGCACGGGGCACACAAAAAACAGGCTTTCGCAACCTTCGGGAGCACAATCGTTATTATGCTTTGATAATACATTTACATAATAATAGGGCTTTTGCAAGGTTCCCGGATTCTTCATCACATTCTCGGCATAGTCTTTATAATTCGTTCCCAGGTAGTAGTTGTGATGATTTACCTGTGGCAGTTTGCATTTCAGCCCGATGTAAAAAGTCAGGTAGCCCATTGTCCAGCTCATTTTGTCGAGTTTGGCGGGAGCATAAGCAGGGCGATTAAAAATATTACCTCTGAACCACGCCGCATCCGAATTGATCAGGTAACTGTCGGCCGACCATGATTTACCATTTTGGTCAGTCAGCGATTTAAGTGCTCCGTTATCTTCTGTAAATCCTTTTATCTCGGTGTTGTAAAGTATTTTTACGTTTTCCTTATTGAGCACATCCACAAAACCTTCAACGATTTTATACATTCCGCCTTTTACGTTGTAGTAACCATCGTGTTTAAATTCGGTGTACGAAAGCAGGCTGTAAATCCCCATGGTATCGAAAGGAGTGCGGCCGAGGAAAAAGGCTACCAGCGATATAATTTGCTGTGCCTGCGATGAAGAAAAATACCTGGTAACGTGGTTCCAGAAGCTTTTAAACAATACGGGAATATGCACCGGGTTTACGCGCATTAAGGCCCAGACATAACCTGCCAGCGAATCGAAGTTTTGTTTGATAACAATGTCGACAGTGTCGTGGAAAAGCGCACCGGCTTTGTCCATGTAGCGTTCAAACTTTTCTTTAAAATCAGGTTCTATATCGGCAAATTGTCCGGCCAGTTTATCAATGTCTTTGTATAAGAAATAGGTTTTATCGTCGCCCCTGAAATTTACGGTGTACAGCGGATCCAGTTCCACGTATTCGAACGGAAGCTGAATGCCACATTCTTTGGCAAATTCTTCAAACTCGTACGACATGCTGAAAAAACTTGGACCGGTATCAAAAGTAAAACCATCTTTTTTAATCTGGTTTAGCCTTCCGCCGGCTTGTTCATTCTTTTCCAGAATCTCAACCTCGTAGCCGTTTTTTACCAATCGGATTGCTGTGGCCAGCCCGCCGATGCCGGCACCTACTATCAAAACCTTTTTCTTCATTCTTCTGTCAGTTTTGTTTTTAAGTCAGGATAAAGTTCGTCTTTAATCCATTTAAAATTGGGTTCAAATCTTAACGCTTTCTCGTATATAACCTGCGCTTTCTGCAATTCGTTAAATTCTACGTACGACTGCCCGGTTAAACTAAGCAAGCTCAGGTAATTCCAATCGTTTTTTATTTCTTCAGGTGAGGCCTCCATAAGTTCAATGGCCAGCAAAAAATGCTCGATGGCCACTTCTTTCGATCCGCCAAAAACTGCCGGCATATAAAAATAGGCGTTGCCGTATTGCACGTGTGCAAAAGGCAGTTTGTTGTTTTGTTCCAGCGACAGGTCGGCGTGTTTAATGCTGCGCCGTCCGTAAATTGGCGCTTTTATGGGCGACAGGCCAATTTTAAATCCCCAGAAAGCAGCTTTATAGGCATTAATAAGGGCCGGGTTAAAATTGTTTTCCTCCAGTGTCTCCAAATTTTGTTCGGCAAGGTCGAGGTAGTTTTTAGCTTCTTTTTCCTTGTCTGCTCCCAAACAATAACCAATGTAGCCATATTGGTAATTTACTAGCTCGCTGAGGTAGTCGACGTTCTCTGTTTTGTTTTGCTCCATACTATCGATCACGTTTTCCCACATATCCATGCGATTGCTGATGTATGCCTGGTAAATCTTTTCCTTGTTCGAAGCCAGTGAACTTCCTGAAAGAACAAAGAGCATAAAAAGTAGTGTTATGATACGATTCGTCCTTTCCATTGGTAGGCTTTTTTTGATTTGTTGAGAAATGCTGTTATGATGAAAATCCCCAGAACCACTTGCTGAGGAATGGCCAGTACGAGGTTTTTTAACGGGTTTTGATGACTTACAAGACTGATAAAAAAGCGGGTTAGTACCAACATTATAAAATAACTTATTATAAATTTCATTGGCAGTAGCATTGCAAGCGGAATAAATCCGAATGTTGTAATCAGCCAGAAAAGAACCGCCAAAAACCCGGAGTTTCCGAAGAACATAATTACATTTTTTGAGAAACCATTTACTGCTTCGGCAAAAGAACTGTACATCCGACAGGAGATAGAAGGATTGCCCGCTAAACATGCGATTCGAATTCCTTTTTGTTTAAAGGATTGCGCAATGGAGATGTCTTCTACTTTATTGTTTCGAAAAGTTTGGTGCGGTTGTGTTTCCCGATATGCTTTTGCATCGAAAAGCATAAACTGTCCGTTGGCTGCCGCCATGGATGAAAAGGGCAGCACGCGCACAAAAATCAGTGGTAATAAACTGAGCAAGATAAAATTCATATTCGGGACGGTCAGTAATTCGCCCCAACTGTGCATGTTTTGTTTCGGGAAAATGGAGAGTAAGCCAAGCTTGTGTTTTTGCACTTTGGCAACTGTTCCTGCAATTATCGAATCGGAAATATGAACATCGGCATCAAGGAAAAGGAAGTAATGCCCTTTTGCTTTTTGCGCTAAGGAGTAACAACCAAAGTTTTTCCCCAGCCAACCATCAGGAAGTCCTTTTGAATTAATGACATGAATACGCTGGTCGTTTTTAGAAAGGTCTTCTACGATTTGCGCGGTTTTATCAGTCGACTGATCATTAAAAACCAGCACTTCGAAATTTTGCCAGTCTTGTTTTTGAATAGCCTGGAGTAAACGGCCAATGTTTTGCTCTTCATTGCGCGCCGGAATAAGAATAGAAACAAGCGGATTAAAATCCTCAGGACAAGTTGGGAGTGGCTGCCTGAAAAAAGTATTCAGCAAAACAACAAGAAGTTGAATAGCTGTAAAAGCGAATATGATCCAGGCAATAATTATCATCCTTAAATTTCTTTTTTAGCTTGTGCTTCCATGCACTGTTTGTAAAATATATTGTAGGTAGTTTCCAGCTTTTTTAGTTCGTATGCACCGGTGTATTGCTGCAGGAAGAAAAAGGCATTGGGTTTGGCATCGGCAAAATAATCGATGAGATTGGCCTGAAAAATAATCTGGATTTCGTTTTTTGTTCGCTGCAGAATTTTTTCAATTCCCTTCTCAAACTCAAATTGGTTTTGGTAGATGCTTTTTATGTTTCCCTGCGGAAATAGCAAAACCAGGTTCTGTGCATCCGACAATAATTCAGCGGTGTAATCAAAGGTTTCAATAATTGACTTCGATCGTTTTTTGATGGAAAAGCCACCGGTATATTGAAAAAACCAGTTTTTACGAAGTTCCTTTTCCAACATCATAAAATGGTATTTCCGTTTAAACAATTGTTGATTGGTGTACAAAGTCCATATTCCGTCCCACCAACTCACGTGATTACAGATCAGTAGGATCGGTAATCCTTTGTCTTTCACGTCTCCATTAATTACAACGGACTTAAAGTGTCGTCTCATTTTCCAGAGTACATAATTTCTGAAAAACGGATCGAGAAGGAAATGATGTTTCGCTTTTATAATCAATGTTTTAGTTTA
It contains:
- a CDS encoding aconitate hydratase translates to MFDLDLVKKVYSELPEKVKQAKGLLNKPMTYAEKILYSHLFAAQELAAFKRGADYVDFAPDRVAMQDATAQMTLLQFINSGKKRTAVPSTVHCDHLIQAQVEGKTDLSVSKNANKEVFDFLESVSNKYGIGFWKPGAGIIHQVVLENYAFPGGMMIGTDSHTVNAGGLGMVAIGVGGADAVDVMAGMAWELKMPKMIGVKLTGKLSGWAAPKDVILKVAGILTVKGGTGAIIEYFGEGAKSLSATGKGTICNMGAEVGATTSIFAYDESMERYLRATGRAEVADAANGVKEYLDADAEVYANPEKYYDQLIEINLSELEPHVNGPFTPDRATPISKMKEEAEANGWPMDISVGLIGSCTNSSYEDISRAASIAKQAEEKGLIAKSEFTVTPGSEQVRYTIERDGFIDTFEKIGGKVFANACGPCIGQWARPGAEKGEKNTIVHSFNRNFSKRADGNPNTHAFVTSPELVTALAIAGRLDFNPATDTLTNKNGEEVKLDLPTGEELPGKGFAVEDPGFQAPAKDGSNVEVNVADDSNRLQLLYPFEAWDGKNISGAKLLIKAQGKCTTDHISMAGPWLRFRGHLDNISNNMLIGAVNAFNEETNKVKNQLTGEYDAVPAVQRQYKAEGIPTVVVGDHNYGEGSSREHAAMEPRHLGVKAVIVKSFARIHETNLKKQGMLGLTFDNENDYDLIQEDDSFNFVDLVDFAPDKPLTVEVVHADGSKDTIKVNHTYNSQQIEWFKAGSALNLIKKQNA
- the crtI gene encoding phytoene desaturase family protein, producing MKKKVLIVGAGIGGLATAIRLVKNGYEVEILEKNEQAGGRLNQIKKDGFTFDTGPSFFSMSYEFEEFAKECGIQLPFEYVELDPLYTVNFRGDDKTYFLYKDIDKLAGQFADIEPDFKEKFERYMDKAGALFHDTVDIVIKQNFDSLAGYVWALMRVNPVHIPVLFKSFWNHVTRYFSSSQAQQIISLVAFFLGRTPFDTMGIYSLLSYTEFKHDGYYNVKGGMYKIVEGFVDVLNKENVKILYNTEIKGFTEDNGALKSLTDQNGKSWSADSYLINSDAAWFRGNIFNRPAYAPAKLDKMSWTMGYLTFYIGLKCKLPQVNHHNYYLGTNYKDYAENVMKNPGTLQKPYYYVNVLSKHNNDCAPEGCESLFFVCPVPNLYFKQDWSDKDQIVDSIIEDFSERIGQDITNEIVSRTIYTPQVWQNRFNLHRGAGLGLSHNMNQIGIMRPRNIDEKYKNVFYVGASTVPGAGIPMAIISSKLAFKRIQQHVS
- a CDS encoding glycosyltransferase family 2 protein; the encoded protein is MIIIAWIIFAFTAIQLLVVLLNTFFRQPLPTCPEDFNPLVSILIPARNEEQNIGRLLQAIQKQDWQNFEVLVFNDQSTDKTAQIVEDLSKNDQRIHVINSKGLPDGWLGKNFGCYSLAQKAKGHYFLFLDADVHISDSIIAGTVAKVQKHKLGLLSIFPKQNMHSWGELLTVPNMNFILLSLLPLIFVRVLPFSSMAAANGQFMLFDAKAYRETQPHQTFRNNKVEDISIAQSFKQKGIRIACLAGNPSISCRMYSSFAEAVNGFSKNVIMFFGNSGFLAVLFWLITTFGFIPLAMLLPMKFIISYFIMLVLTRFFISLVSHQNPLKNLVLAIPQQVVLGIFIITAFLNKSKKAYQWKGRIVS
- a CDS encoding 1-acyl-sn-glycerol-3-phosphate acyltransferase, producing the protein MRRHFKSVVINGDVKDKGLPILLICNHVSWWDGIWTLYTNQQLFKRKYHFMMLEKELRKNWFFQYTGGFSIKKRSKSIIETFDYTAELLSDAQNLVLLFPQGNIKSIYQNQFEFEKGIEKILQRTKNEIQIIFQANLIDYFADAKPNAFFFLQQYTGAYELKKLETTYNIFYKQCMEAQAKKEI